The window GTTGGGAAGGGTGCTTCAGTTGACACGACCATATAGGACATGTGTTGTAGGATTAGGAAAGCTAGGTACAGCGGTATTAGATTATGAAGCATTTAAAGATACTGGGTTTGATATTGTTGCTGGGTTTGATATAAATTTAAACAAAGTTGAAAGACTACACACGGAAATTGCTGTGTATCATTCAAGTGACTTGGACCATATTGTGAAAAGCAAAAGCGTTGAGGTGGCAATTATCGCTGTCCCTCAGGCGTCAGCCCAAGAGGTAGCTACAACTTTAGTTGCTAATGGAGTTAAAGCGATTTTAAATTTTTCCCCAGCACAAATTAAAGTACCAAAGGGAATTGCTTTGTATAATATGGACTTCACGGCGGCTTTAAGGTTTGTTGTGTCCCAAATTTAAAAATAAAAGGAGAGAAAAATGAGAAAAATATTAACACTAAACAAAATCGATGCAGCAGGTTTGGCTTTATTGCCACTAGATGATTATGAGATAGGTACAGAAATAAAGAGTCCGGATGCTATTCTTGTCCGAAGCTTTAAAATGCATGACATGAAGCTGCCAGAGTCTCTTTTGGCAATTGGTAGAGCAGGAGCAGGAACAAACAATATTCCAG of the Candidatus Margulisiibacteriota bacterium genome contains:
- a CDS encoding redox-sensing transcriptional repressor Rex; this translates as MLPKNTAERLSKIYGVLQTISKDAEYVTSKELAAVMGTTDFTIRKDIGTLNIMNFGRKGYHVEELSSALGRVLQLTRPYRTCVVGLGKLGTAVLDYEAFKDTGFDIVAGFDINLNKVERLHTEIAVYHSSDLDHIVKSKSVEVAIIAVPQASAQEVATTLVANGVKAILNFSPAQIKVPKGIALYNMDFTAALRFVVSQI